One window of the Pseudomonas sp. S04 genome contains the following:
- a CDS encoding 7TM diverse intracellular signaling domain-containing protein, whose translation MRYLLMLLLSLPMLASAADFDEFTQKLPLGRIMQVYEDVAGTASIKDVQAQAAAGHFSPHHKATLNAGYSRSVFWLKIDLHYRPSNPEVLRTWLLELAYPPLDHVDLYLPDGTGNYQLKQRTGDALPFATREIRQNNYLFDLPFVANEQKTVYLRLQSQGSIQAPLALWSSTAYLEDQPVRLYILGLIYGVLLGMLVYNLFIYLSVRDTSYLYYIFYIASFGLYQLSVNGAAVEYFWPNNPWWANASTPFFIGCAALFGSQFARSFLQTSSHSRWFDRLLLTLVACSAVVVGLSLMTSYALALRLATALALIFTVVIFSAGIFAWWRGLRVARYFIIAWSAFLLGGIVNTLMVLGYLPNVFLTMYASQIGSAIEVALLSLALADRINTMREQQAQTLFDAGQKLEVLNQQLAHSNQLKDEFLATLTHELRTPMNGVIGSLELMQTVEMDPELEQYQQTAAGSARDMMRMVNGILTLTELQAGRLKAYPESFSLRSVVDGLHQQFAANAASKALDFKVELAQGLPDRLHGDSAKLVQCLECLLDNSIKFTHVGGLALRVSGKPAEAGRQALSFAVIDTGIGFTDLGEATMYQRFFQLDGSMTREYGGLGVGLAICRQLVELIGGRLTHRSEPGRGSRFQLDVEFEVVTLPPSTATVRHGQDLVSVRDPQDCRVLLVDDDSINQLVVRGMLLKLGYRVRSVDSAPAALECLRREYFDAVLLDSPMPALAGQTMCEQIRALPGYANVAVLAAVATTSLDFEAGLTDCLSKPVKFEELQAVLHRRLLCQQQGESAGI comes from the coding sequence ATGCGCTATTTGCTGATGTTGCTGTTGAGTTTGCCCATGTTGGCGAGCGCAGCGGACTTTGATGAGTTCACCCAAAAGCTCCCCTTGGGTCGGATCATGCAGGTGTACGAGGATGTCGCCGGCACTGCGAGCATCAAAGACGTCCAGGCCCAAGCGGCGGCCGGTCATTTCAGCCCCCACCACAAAGCCACCCTGAATGCCGGTTACTCCCGTTCGGTGTTCTGGCTGAAGATCGACCTGCATTACCGCCCGAGCAATCCCGAGGTCCTGCGTACCTGGCTGCTGGAGTTGGCGTACCCACCCCTGGATCACGTCGACCTGTACCTGCCCGATGGCACTGGGAATTATCAGCTCAAGCAGCGCACCGGTGACGCCTTGCCGTTCGCCACCCGGGAAATTCGCCAGAACAACTACCTGTTTGACTTGCCCTTCGTGGCCAATGAACAGAAGACCGTCTACCTGCGCCTGCAAAGCCAGGGTTCGATCCAGGCGCCGCTGGCGCTGTGGTCGAGTACGGCCTATCTGGAAGACCAGCCGGTGCGCCTGTATATCCTCGGGCTGATTTACGGGGTCCTGCTGGGGATGCTGGTCTATAACCTGTTCATCTACCTCAGCGTGCGCGACACCAGCTACCTCTATTACATCTTCTATATCGCCTCGTTCGGCCTGTACCAGCTCTCGGTGAACGGGGCGGCGGTGGAGTACTTCTGGCCGAACAACCCTTGGTGGGCCAACGCCTCGACACCGTTTTTCATCGGCTGCGCGGCGCTGTTCGGCAGCCAGTTCGCCCGCAGTTTCCTGCAAACCTCCAGTCACAGTCGCTGGTTCGATCGCCTGCTATTGACGCTGGTGGCCTGCAGCGCGGTGGTGGTCGGCCTGTCGTTGATGACCAGCTATGCCCTGGCCCTGCGCCTGGCCACGGCATTGGCGCTGATCTTCACCGTGGTGATTTTCTCGGCGGGGATTTTCGCCTGGTGGCGCGGCCTGCGGGTAGCACGCTATTTCATCATCGCCTGGTCGGCGTTCCTGCTCGGCGGCATCGTCAATACGCTGATGGTGCTGGGCTACCTGCCTAACGTGTTCCTGACCATGTACGCCAGCCAGATCGGTTCGGCGATTGAGGTCGCATTGCTGTCCCTGGCCCTGGCTGACCGCATCAACACCATGCGCGAGCAGCAGGCACAGACATTGTTCGATGCCGGGCAGAAGCTGGAAGTGTTGAACCAGCAACTGGCCCACAGTAACCAGCTCAAGGATGAGTTCCTGGCGACCCTGACCCACGAACTGCGCACGCCGATGAATGGGGTGATCGGTTCGCTGGAGTTGATGCAGACCGTCGAGATGGATCCGGAGCTGGAGCAGTATCAGCAGACCGCCGCCGGTTCGGCCCGGGACATGATGCGCATGGTCAACGGCATCCTGACCCTGACCGAGTTGCAGGCCGGGCGCCTCAAGGCCTACCCGGAGTCGTTCAGCCTGCGTTCGGTGGTCGATGGCCTGCACCAGCAGTTCGCCGCCAATGCCGCGAGCAAGGCCCTGGATTTCAAGGTTGAGCTGGCCCAGGGCTTGCCCGATCGCCTGCACGGTGACAGCGCCAAGCTGGTGCAGTGCCTGGAGTGCCTGCTGGACAACTCGATCAAGTTCACCCACGTCGGCGGGTTGGCGTTGCGGGTCAGCGGCAAGCCGGCTGAAGCCGGGCGCCAGGCGTTGTCCTTTGCCGTAATCGACACCGGCATCGGCTTTACTGACCTGGGCGAGGCGACCATGTATCAGCGCTTTTTCCAGCTCGACGGTTCCATGACCCGCGAGTACGGCGGCCTGGGAGTGGGGTTGGCGATCTGTCGGCAATTGGTCGAGTTGATCGGCGGGCGCCTGACCCACCGCTCTGAACCTGGGCGTGGCAGCCGGTTTCAGCTGGATGTCGAGTTCGAGGTGGTGACGCTGCCGCCGAGCACCGCTACCGTGCGTCACGGCCAGGACCTGGTGAGCGTGCGCGACCCCCAGGATTGCCGGGTGTTGTTGGTCGACGACGACAGTATCAATCAACTGGTGGTGCGCGGCATGTTGCTCAAGCTCGGCTATCGGGTGCGCAGTGTCGACAGCGCCCCCGCCGCGCTGGAGTGCTTGCGCCGGGAGTATTTTGATGCGGTGCTGCTGGACAGTCCGATGCCCGCGCTGGCGGGGCAGACGATGTGCGAGCAGATCCGTGCGCTGCCGGGCTACGCCAACGTTGCGGTGCTGGCTGCGGTGGCCACCACCAGCCTGGACTTCGAGGCCGGGCTGACTGATTGCCTGAGCAAACCGGTGAAATTCGAAGAGTTGCAGGCGGTGCTGCATCGTCGGTTACTTTGCCAGCAGCAAGGTGAAAGCGCCGGCATTTAG
- a CDS encoding hydroxymethylpyrimidine/phosphomethylpyrimidine kinase gives MNIYSSRPVVLCLSGHDPSGGAGLQADIEALLAQGCHAAPAVTALTVQDTVNVSDFRVLDREWVLAQANAVLNDSQVAAVKLGMLGSLEMVDTVVELLQAHPHLPVVCDPVLRAGGGGRLGKDEVGYAMRERLLPLAIIATPNLPEARILAELPDGSADQCAEKLLPYVKHLLITGGHGDEHQVHNRLYSRDGHRETFTCQRLPGSYHGSGCTLASALAGRLAQGEHLASAVKSALDYTWRTLRDAEQLGKGQFVPRRLPLDFCS, from the coding sequence ATGAATATCTACAGCTCTCGCCCCGTTGTCCTCTGTCTCTCCGGCCACGACCCAAGTGGTGGCGCCGGCTTGCAGGCAGATATCGAAGCCCTGCTGGCTCAGGGTTGTCATGCGGCCCCGGCCGTCACTGCCCTGACCGTGCAAGACACCGTCAATGTCAGTGATTTCCGCGTCCTCGATCGTGAGTGGGTACTGGCCCAGGCCAATGCCGTCCTCAACGACTCGCAGGTTGCGGCGGTCAAGCTGGGCATGCTCGGCTCACTGGAAATGGTCGACACCGTGGTCGAACTGCTCCAGGCGCATCCGCACCTGCCCGTGGTCTGCGACCCGGTGCTGCGCGCCGGCGGCGGCGGACGCCTGGGCAAGGACGAAGTCGGCTACGCCATGCGCGAGCGCCTGCTGCCATTGGCGATCATCGCCACCCCTAACCTTCCTGAAGCCCGGATCCTGGCTGAACTGCCAGACGGCAGCGCCGACCAGTGCGCAGAAAAACTCCTGCCCTACGTCAAACACTTGCTGATTACCGGTGGGCATGGCGACGAACATCAAGTACACAATCGCCTCTACAGCCGCGACGGTCACCGCGAAACCTTTACCTGCCAGCGCCTGCCCGGCAGCTACCACGGATCCGGATGCACCCTGGCCAGCGCCCTGGCCGGTCGCCTGGCCCAGGGCGAACACCTCGCCAGCGCGGTGAAGTCGGCACTGGACTACACGTGGCGCACCCTGCGTGACGCCGAACAACTGGGCAAAGGCCAGTTTGTTCCGCGCCGCCTGCCGCTGGATTTTTGCTCGTAA
- the thiE gene encoding thiamine phosphate synthase, with the protein MKLRGLYAITDSQLLAGKFLPYVQAALEGGVTLLQYRDKSTDEARRLREAEALRGLCERYKTQLIINDDAELAARLGVGVHLGQTDGPLTPARALLGRQAIIGSTCHAQIELAEQAAKEGASYVAFGRFFNSNTKPGAPTCSLELLDQARARLHLPICAIGGITLDNAAPLVAHGVDLLAVVHGLFGADSTSEVTRRARAFNALFNS; encoded by the coding sequence ATGAAATTACGTGGTCTGTACGCCATTACCGACAGTCAGTTACTGGCCGGCAAGTTCCTGCCCTATGTGCAAGCGGCACTGGAGGGTGGCGTGACCTTGCTGCAGTACCGCGACAAAAGCACCGACGAGGCGCGCCGCCTGCGCGAAGCCGAAGCCCTGCGCGGCCTGTGCGAGCGCTACAAGACCCAGTTGATCATCAACGACGACGCCGAACTGGCCGCACGCCTGGGCGTCGGCGTGCACCTGGGGCAAACCGATGGCCCGCTGACCCCGGCCCGGGCGCTGCTGGGTCGCCAGGCGATCATCGGCTCGACCTGTCACGCGCAGATCGAGCTGGCCGAACAAGCGGCCAAGGAAGGTGCCAGTTATGTCGCCTTCGGCCGCTTTTTCAACTCCAACACCAAACCCGGCGCACCGACCTGCAGCCTCGAACTGCTCGACCAGGCCCGCGCCCGGCTACACCTGCCGATCTGTGCGATCGGCGGTATCACCCTGGACAACGCCGCCCCGCTGGTGGCCCATGGGGTCGACCTGCTGGCCGTGGTGCATGGCCTGTTCGGCGCCGACAGCACGAGCGAAGTGACCCGCCGCGCGCGCGCCTTCAACGCATTGTTCAATTCCTGA
- the hemL gene encoding glutamate-1-semialdehyde 2,1-aminomutase: MSRSEILFANAQKHIPGGVNSPVRAFKSVGGTPLFFKHAEGAYVTDEDDKRYVDYVGSWGPMILGHSHPEVLDAVRKQLEHGLSYGAPTAMETEMADLVCSIVPSMEMVRMVSSGTEATMSAIRLARGFTGRDSIIKFEGCYHGHSDSLLVKAGSGLLTQGVPSSAGVPAAFAKHTLTLPFNDIDAVAKMLGEVGQEVACIIVEPVAGNMNCVPPAPGFLEGLRSLCDQHGVVLIFDEVMTGFRVALGGAQAHYGVTPDLSTFGKIIGGGMPVGCFGGKREIMSHIAPLGPVYQAGTLSGNPLAMAAGLTTLRLISRPGFHAELSDYTSRLLDGLQQRADAAGIPFVTTQAGGMFGLYFSGADDIVTFDDVMASDANLFKRFFHLMLEGGVYLAPSAFEAGFTSIAHGDAELQLTLDAAERAFAALK, translated from the coding sequence ATGTCTCGTTCCGAAATCCTGTTTGCCAACGCCCAGAAACACATTCCCGGCGGCGTGAATTCGCCCGTACGTGCATTCAAGAGCGTGGGCGGCACCCCGCTGTTCTTCAAGCACGCTGAAGGCGCCTACGTGACAGACGAAGACGACAAGCGCTATGTCGACTACGTCGGCTCCTGGGGCCCGATGATTCTCGGCCACAGCCACCCAGAAGTGCTGGACGCTGTGCGCAAGCAACTGGAACACGGCCTGTCCTACGGCGCCCCAACGGCGATGGAAACCGAAATGGCCGACCTGGTCTGCTCGATCGTGCCGTCGATGGAAATGGTGCGCATGGTCAGCTCCGGCACCGAAGCGACCATGAGCGCGATTCGCCTGGCCCGTGGTTTCACGGGCCGTGACAGCATCATCAAGTTCGAAGGCTGCTACCACGGCCATTCCGACAGCCTGCTGGTCAAGGCCGGCTCGGGCCTGCTGACCCAAGGCGTGCCAAGTTCCGCTGGCGTACCCGCCGCCTTTGCCAAGCACACCCTGACCCTGCCGTTCAACGACATCGATGCGGTGGCCAAGATGCTCGGCGAAGTCGGCCAGGAAGTGGCGTGCATCATCGTCGAGCCGGTAGCCGGCAACATGAACTGCGTACCGCCGGCTCCGGGTTTCCTCGAAGGCCTGCGCAGCCTGTGCGACCAGCACGGCGTGGTGCTGATTTTCGACGAAGTGATGACCGGTTTCCGCGTGGCATTGGGCGGCGCCCAAGCGCACTACGGCGTGACTCCAGACCTGAGCACCTTCGGCAAGATCATCGGCGGCGGCATGCCGGTGGGTTGCTTCGGCGGCAAGCGCGAAATCATGTCGCACATTGCCCCGCTGGGTCCGGTCTACCAGGCTGGCACCCTGTCGGGTAACCCGCTGGCCATGGCGGCCGGCCTGACCACCCTGCGCCTGATCAGCCGTCCGGGCTTCCACGCCGAACTCAGCGACTACACCAGCCGCCTGCTCGATGGCCTGCAACAGCGTGCCGATGCCGCGGGCATCCCATTCGTCACGACCCAGGCGGGTGGCATGTTCGGCCTGTACTTCAGTGGCGCCGACGACATCGTGACCTTTGACGACGTCATGGCCAGCGATGCCAACCTGTTCAAGCGTTTCTTCCACCTGATGCTCGAAGGCGGCGTGTACCTGGCGCCAAGCGCCTTCGAGGCAGGCTTCACCTCGATCGCCCACGGCGACGCCGAGTTGCAGTTGACCCTGGACGCGGCCGAGCGAGCATTTGCCGCGCTGAAGTAA